A genomic stretch from Fusobacterium sp. IOR10 includes:
- the rpsT gene encoding 30S ribosomal protein S20, with amino-acid sequence MANNKSAKKRVILNERNRVRNQAVKTKVKTTTKKVLASVEDGNKEVALQVLSAAYKEFDKAVSKGVFKKNTISRKKARLSARVNAL; translated from the coding sequence TTGGCAAACAATAAATCAGCTAAAAAGAGAGTAATTTTAAATGAAAGAAACAGAGTTAGAAATCAAGCAGTAAAAACAAAGGTAAAAACTACAACTAAAAAGGTATTAGCTTCTGTTGAAGATGGTAACAAAGAAGTAGCTTTACAAGTTTTATCTGCTGCTTATAAAGAATTTGACAAAGCAGTTTCTAAAGGTGTTTTCAAGAAAAATACTATTTCTAGAAAAAAAGCTAGACTATCTGCTAGAGTTAACGCTTTATAA
- a CDS encoding sodium-dependent transporter, translating into MAEQREVWGSRRGFIFAAVGAAIGLGNLWRFPFQAYRNGGGAFFLPYIVALFTCGIPLMILEYTYGRKVRGGSTKAFKLLGKKYEWIGWLQVMVPIIVMMFYSTIISISVIFMVWSLAHAFGIVNWMSDPGKLMGLIVGGGTGPFDFAAGISKYLLGFVIVVWVGNWIIVKNGISQGIEKASKIFTPLLMVMMIAFMINSVRLPGAILGLNELFTPDFTKILNPNIWVAAYAQVFFSTTLAVGVMIAYGSYLGDDWDIVNNSFITVFSNASFDIIAGITVFSTLGYLVNTMGVDFNSFGSGAGVAFIAFPIAVSTITTNVFLQGIIGFLFFFCLFIAGLSSSISMLEAFTTATLDKFNIKREKIVGLVSIIGFLGSACFATYAGFNFILDIVDAHVGQYVIATLGLTESILISYVYGIEKIRLEANEYSDFKIGRIFNFLLKYLTPGVLGITVISNLVSGIKKLIDLNGTDKPAFMGQIVFGWGTILLMIIFATIFYNKKWKKSEEED; encoded by the coding sequence ATGGCAGAACAAAGAGAAGTATGGGGAAGTAGAAGAGGATTCATATTTGCAGCAGTTGGTGCAGCTATTGGGCTAGGGAATTTGTGGAGGTTTCCATTTCAAGCTTATAGAAATGGTGGAGGAGCTTTCTTCTTACCATATATAGTGGCTTTGTTTACTTGTGGTATTCCTTTGATGATATTAGAATATACTTATGGGAGGAAAGTTAGAGGGGGATCAACTAAAGCTTTTAAATTATTAGGTAAAAAATATGAATGGATAGGATGGCTTCAAGTAATGGTTCCAATTATAGTAATGATGTTTTACAGTACTATAATATCCATATCAGTTATATTTATGGTCTGGTCATTGGCTCATGCCTTTGGAATAGTAAATTGGATGTCGGATCCTGGAAAATTAATGGGATTAATTGTTGGTGGAGGAACAGGACCCTTTGATTTTGCAGCTGGGATTAGTAAATACCTATTAGGTTTTGTTATTGTTGTTTGGGTTGGGAACTGGATAATTGTAAAAAATGGAATTTCCCAAGGTATAGAGAAAGCTTCTAAAATATTTACACCTTTATTAATGGTTATGATGATAGCTTTTATGATTAATTCAGTTAGATTACCAGGAGCAATTTTAGGATTAAATGAATTATTTACTCCAGATTTCACTAAGATTTTAAATCCTAATATATGGGTAGCAGCCTATGCCCAAGTATTTTTTTCAACAACCTTAGCAGTTGGTGTTATGATAGCTTATGGATCTTATTTGGGAGATGATTGGGATATTGTTAATAATTCATTTATAACAGTATTTTCAAATGCTTCTTTTGATATAATAGCAGGAATTACAGTTTTTTCAACTTTAGGATATTTAGTTAATACCATGGGAGTTGATTTTAACTCCTTTGGTTCAGGTGCTGGTGTAGCTTTTATAGCTTTCCCAATTGCAGTATCTACTATTACAACTAATGTTTTTCTTCAAGGTATAATAGGATTTTTATTTTTCTTTTGTTTATTTATAGCAGGGCTTTCTTCAAGTATATCAATGCTAGAAGCTTTTACAACAGCAACTTTAGATAAATTTAATATTAAAAGAGAAAAAATAGTGGGATTAGTTTCAATAATAGGATTTTTAGGAAGTGCTTGTTTTGCAACCTATGCAGGATTTAATTTTATATTAGATATAGTTGATGCCCATGTTGGACAATATGTAATAGCTACCTTGGGATTGACTGAGTCTATTTTGATAAGTTATGTATATGGTATTGAAAAAATAAGATTAGAAGCTAACGAATATTCAGATTTTAAAATTGGTAGGATATTTAATTTCCTATTAAAATATTTAACACCAGGAGTGCTTGGTATAACTGTTATAAGTAATCTTGTTAGTGGAATAAAAAAATTAATAGATTTAAATGGAACAGACAAACCTGCATTTATGGGACAAATAGTTTTTGGATGGGGAACGATTCTTTTAATGATTATATTTGCAACTATATTCTATAATAAAAAATGGAAAAAATCTGAAGAGGAGGATTAG
- a CDS encoding helix-turn-helix domain-containing protein has product MFIEKKDILKHYKFMVEFIGNSLGRDVEVTLYEFSKNGKGKLTAKSSNCNCELGSSIPNIYLNIFENYKTTEKKSINKIPGKDKNGNLCRVSTYFIRDESNNEIIGLLNIKIDISDIVSAANYLNETLKSITGGPERNLTKEYEEENFKNTVEEYSEKMINKLFSEIKKPNDALKTSEKIKIIKELNEKGVFNLKGNIGELAKRFNTSEKTIYRYLKSED; this is encoded by the coding sequence ATTTTCATAGAAAAGAAAGATATTTTAAAACATTATAAATTCATGGTTGAATTTATAGGAAATTCATTGGGAAGAGATGTGGAAGTCACTTTATACGAATTTTCAAAAAATGGAAAAGGAAAATTAACAGCTAAAAGTTCAAATTGTAATTGTGAATTAGGGAGCAGTATTCCTAATATATATTTGAATATTTTTGAAAATTATAAGACTACAGAAAAAAAATCGATTAATAAAATTCCAGGGAAGGATAAAAATGGTAATCTGTGTAGAGTGTCAACTTATTTTATAAGGGATGAATCAAATAATGAAATAATAGGATTACTAAATATAAAAATAGATATTTCAGATATAGTATCAGCAGCAAATTATTTAAACGAAACTTTAAAGAGTATTACAGGGGGACCTGAAAGAAATTTAACCAAGGAATACGAAGAGGAAAATTTTAAAAATACTGTTGAAGAATACTCTGAAAAGATGATAAATAAACTTTTTAGTGAAATAAAAAAACCAAACGATGCTTTAAAAACATCAGAAAAAATAAAAATAATAAAAGAACTAAATGAAAAGGGTGTTTTTAATTTGAAGGGAAATATAGGAGAGTTAGCAAAAAGATTTAACACATCAGAAAAAACAATATATAGGTATTTGAAATCAGAAGATTAA
- the ybeY gene encoding rRNA maturation RNase YbeY, giving the protein MNIEGYEEEISYDSVEQYVKELLNREYVSEREVYISILLTGNEEIQGINKEYRGKDSPTDVISFAYHDNDEGVSGIYDSLGDMVISLERVEEQRKDYGHSFKREFYYVLTHGLLHLLGYDHIQEDDKKIMRKKEEEILSKYGYVRD; this is encoded by the coding sequence ATGAATATAGAAGGTTATGAAGAGGAAATATCCTATGATAGTGTTGAACAATATGTTAAGGAATTATTAAATAGAGAATATGTAAGTGAAAGGGAAGTTTATATATCTATTTTATTAACAGGGAACGAAGAAATACAAGGAATAAATAAAGAATATAGAGGAAAAGATTCTCCCACAGATGTAATATCCTTTGCTTATCATGACAATGATGAAGGTGTAAGTGGTATTTATGATAGTTTAGGAGATATGGTAATTTCCTTAGAAAGAGTGGAAGAACAAAGAAAGGATTATGGACATTCATTTAAAAGAGAGTTTTACTATGTGCTAACACATGGACTATTACATTTATTAGGTTATGATCATATTCAAGAAGATGATAAAAAAATAATGAGAAAGAAAGAAGAGGAAATTTTATCTAAATATGGATATGTGAGGGATTAA
- a CDS encoding DUF368 domain-containing protein: MKMNSFIINIFKGMGIGVANVIPGVSGGTMAIVFGIYDKLIESLANFVTAPVKKKIEYIVFIAPIIIGAVIGILSFAKIVGYLYENYPLYTKLIFVVLVLPSIPVVVKGERIKEVKNIIYFCLGMIFVLTFFMIVHKFSAGNSDFQIRKTFDTAYGIKLLFCGSLAGGAMIVPGISGSLLLLALGEHQNVIYYISNLDFLPLGYFGVGVILGIGVFTKFINYFLKKYRSLTLFFILGIVVASLIEMLMNI, from the coding sequence ATGAAAATGAACAGCTTTATTATAAATATATTTAAAGGAATGGGTATTGGAGTGGCCAATGTTATACCTGGAGTTTCAGGGGGAACAATGGCAATAGTTTTTGGGATTTACGATAAACTAATAGAGTCATTGGCAAATTTTGTAACAGCACCAGTGAAAAAGAAAATAGAATATATAGTATTTATTGCTCCAATAATTATAGGTGCAGTTATTGGAATTTTAAGTTTTGCAAAAATAGTGGGATATTTATATGAAAATTATCCATTATACACAAAGTTAATTTTTGTTGTATTGGTTTTGCCCTCTATTCCTGTTGTTGTTAAAGGGGAACGAATAAAAGAGGTGAAAAATATAATTTATTTTTGTTTGGGAATGATTTTTGTACTAACTTTTTTCATGATAGTCCATAAGTTCAGTGCTGGAAACTCAGATTTTCAAATAAGAAAAACCTTTGATACTGCCTATGGAATAAAATTATTATTCTGTGGATCCCTTGCAGGGGGGGCGATGATTGTTCCAGGTATTTCAGGGTCTCTTTTACTGTTAGCTTTAGGTGAACACCAAAATGTAATTTATTATATAAGCAACTTAGATTTTTTACCCTTAGGTTATTTTGGAGTTGGAGTAATTTTAGGGATAGGTGTATTTACAAAGTTTATAAATTATTTTTTAAAAAAATATAGAAGTTTAACTTTGTTTTTTATACTAGGGATAGTGGTGGCATCTTTAATAGAAATGTTAATGAATATTTAA
- a CDS encoding ATP-dependent DNA helicase, whose product MKIEDMIDAKSIKKMKEEIINSGNNEVFFRGILNEDRIVSEVISLARGNKYSVPAFLKRMKRNEVIIHNHPSGYLYPSDSDIEVANVFGNKKDGGFYIINNEVNNIYVVMESFSKENKKIDVLPYFEEKGLIAQNFKDFEFRQEQNNMVKHIQEGLNKEEKIIVEAGTGTGKTLAYLIPSIEWALENEKKVVISTNTINLQEQLMNKDIPMVRKIMGKKFNYVLVKGRGNYLCNRKYYNVSSGNVIKAGSLSDEQKIQIKELINWGRATETGDKSELNFEPSYDIWEYFKSESDTCYNGCPHREECFFFKARDEKKNADILIANHHIFFSDLAIKKEIGFNSDFSILPEYGLVVFDEAHNIEKVARDYFSYEVSKYSFVKSMNKIYNSKKERDNSSKEKLLEESETNYKLNGHISILYKYLNKIDLDNKSKVQKIISEKLIDEHKNLFLAGNNFFKRVIEIFSKGQNGSLSVRIKKGEIIESTFLKMLEKEKEDFILEFESYLNTIKRVLSLISEAEDKEGKINEFINYTNKLESFLSNFKFINTFEDDKFIYWIEVNEKKNNSKLVATPLKIDSELSENLYENLKQIIFTSATIAVMNNFKYFKNSIGLEEKTYDKIIESPFDYDKQMKVYIPEDISAPNDRNFLEDVQRFLEKLIIKSKGRTFVLFTSYKALNYVYYSIRKELEANGINLFIQGMYPRTKLVELYKKSKFPVLLGTDSFWEGVDVKGDKLSSVVIVKLPFKVPNDPITEAIIEKYEEQGKNSFLEYQIPESVIKFKQGIGRLIRSKEDRGVITILDNRIVTKRYGKYFIKSIPTKNIIRKSIEEIIG is encoded by the coding sequence ATGAAGATAGAAGATATGATAGATGCAAAGTCTATAAAAAAAATGAAGGAAGAGATTATAAACTCTGGAAATAATGAAGTTTTTTTTAGAGGGATTTTAAATGAAGATAGAATAGTTTCTGAAGTTATTTCCTTAGCTAGAGGAAATAAATATAGTGTTCCAGCTTTTTTAAAAAGAATGAAGAGAAATGAAGTTATAATACATAATCATCCTTCAGGATATCTATATCCTTCAGATTCTGATATTGAAGTAGCAAATGTTTTTGGAAATAAAAAAGACGGTGGTTTTTATATTATAAATAATGAAGTTAACAACATTTATGTTGTTATGGAATCATTTTCAAAGGAAAATAAAAAAATAGATGTTCTCCCTTATTTTGAAGAAAAGGGATTAATAGCTCAAAATTTTAAAGATTTTGAATTTAGACAAGAACAAAATAATATGGTAAAACATATTCAAGAGGGTTTAAATAAAGAGGAAAAAATTATTGTTGAAGCAGGAACAGGAACAGGGAAAACTTTAGCTTATTTAATACCTAGTATAGAATGGGCTCTTGAAAATGAAAAAAAAGTTGTTATAAGTACCAACACAATTAATTTACAAGAACAACTAATGAATAAAGATATACCAATGGTTCGTAAAATTATGGGTAAAAAATTTAATTATGTTTTAGTTAAAGGTAGAGGAAACTATTTATGCAACAGGAAATATTATAATGTTTCTAGTGGAAATGTTATAAAGGCAGGAAGTTTATCAGATGAACAAAAAATTCAAATTAAAGAATTAATAAATTGGGGAAGAGCAACAGAAACAGGGGATAAATCAGAACTGAATTTTGAACCAAGTTACGATATTTGGGAGTATTTTAAAAGCGAAAGTGACACTTGCTATAATGGTTGTCCTCACAGGGAAGAATGTTTCTTTTTTAAAGCAAGGGATGAGAAAAAAAATGCAGATATTTTAATAGCAAATCATCATATCTTTTTTTCTGATTTAGCAATAAAGAAAGAAATAGGTTTTAATAGTGATTTCTCAATATTGCCAGAATATGGTTTAGTTGTATTTGATGAAGCTCATAATATTGAAAAAGTAGCAAGGGATTATTTTTCATATGAAGTTTCAAAATATAGTTTTGTAAAATCCATGAATAAAATTTACAATTCTAAAAAAGAAAGAGATAATTCGTCTAAAGAAAAGTTATTAGAAGAAAGTGAAACTAATTATAAATTAAATGGGCACATAAGTATTTTATATAAATATTTAAATAAAATAGATTTAGATAATAAATCAAAGGTTCAAAAAATAATAAGTGAGAAACTAATAGATGAACATAAAAATTTATTTTTAGCTGGAAATAATTTTTTTAAAAGAGTTATAGAAATATTTTCAAAGGGTCAAAATGGAAGTTTATCAGTTAGAATAAAAAAAGGGGAGATTATAGAGTCAACTTTTTTAAAAATGCTAGAAAAAGAAAAAGAAGATTTTATTTTGGAATTTGAAAGTTACCTAAATACAATAAAACGAGTACTATCTTTAATTTCTGAAGCAGAGGATAAAGAAGGAAAAATAAATGAATTTATAAACTATACAAATAAATTAGAATCATTTTTAAGTAACTTTAAGTTTATCAATACTTTTGAAGATGATAAATTTATATATTGGATTGAGGTAAATGAGAAAAAAAATAATTCTAAATTAGTGGCCACTCCTTTAAAAATAGATAGTGAACTTTCTGAAAACTTATATGAAAACTTAAAACAAATTATTTTTACTTCTGCAACTATTGCAGTTATGAATAATTTTAAATATTTTAAAAATTCAATAGGTTTAGAAGAGAAAACTTACGACAAAATTATAGAGTCACCATTTGACTATGATAAACAGATGAAAGTATATATTCCAGAGGATATTTCTGCACCAAACGACAGGAATTTTTTAGAGGATGTTCAAAGGTTTCTAGAAAAATTAATAATAAAAAGTAAAGGAAGAACATTTGTTTTATTTACATCGTATAAGGCGTTAAATTATGTTTATTATTCAATTAGAAAGGAACTTGAAGCAAATGGAATAAACTTATTTATTCAAGGGATGTACCCTAGAACAAAACTAGTTGAGTTATATAAAAAAAGTAAATTTCCAGTTTTACTTGGAACAGATTCTTTTTGGGAAGGAGTGGATGTAAAGGGAGATAAATTAAGTTCAGTTGTAATAGTAAAATTACCTTTTAAAGTACCAAACGATCCTATTACAGAAGCCATCATTGAAAAATATGAAGAACAAGGGAAAAATTCATTTTTAGAGTATCAGATTCCAGAATCAGTTATAAAATTTAAGCAAGGAATTGGAAGGCTAATAAGAAGTAAAGAAGATAGAGGGGTTATTACAATCTTAGATAATAGAATCGTAACAAAAAGATATGGGAAATATTTTATAAAAAGTATCCCAACTAAGAATATAATAAGAAAAAGTATAGAAGAAATTATAGGATAG
- a CDS encoding MetS family NSS transporter small subunit, which produces MNKLALVMMIFGCTAVWGGLIVTLLIAVKKGKL; this is translated from the coding sequence ATGAATAAATTAGCTTTAGTAATGATGATATTTGGATGTACAGCTGTTTGGGGTGGATTAATAGTAACTTTATTAATTGCTGTAAAAAAAGGTAAATTATAA
- a CDS encoding HD family phosphohydrolase: MKKFRFFGLKLILKLEKENKDDVEIYSEGYNLKEKIMYLMLAMSFIILTAKIMPLLSRNHYKEGNILKENIYSPKTFKYNDINKRKAIVQELILTSKKEYISVPEVEENNIKGLENFYDQILDLKRGKKLDFNYKYIEDIIGKDINKNIILDISKLKLSEIIKQKTKLLNMVKFIYTKGVRKEGQVISLGSETEEKISQLNDLETKILKSFIVPNLIYDKEKTENGIKEKTSMIGEQITEISAGSLIAKKGEVLTERKLDILSAAGVYSYGESLLRFVANIVYLLTISVGAYNLLYGSYKKELLNKKIYKSIFFITVVMFLVYRFIDIKYLYLLPFEMVFFLLDVLVNSNFAFMMGMIYLAYIMPLTGYNVFYFIISLLSMVFGVRLFKNIKTRSQLISIGVQLSIVKFIFYIIIAYFSKVAGFEILFNSGLIIISGIMSGMLSISIVPYFERTFNILTTFKLLELGDLSQPLLRDLSVKAPGTFYHSMMVATISENAAAEIGADSIFTRVASYYHDIGKLKRPKFFVENQEGGENLHKGLTPSLSALIILSHTKEGVELGKAYMIPKEIRDIMYEHQGTTLLTYFYNKAKQDSLNIREEDFRYSGPKPRTKESAIIMLADSVEAAVRSLDKKTYTTIEEMIRKVISGKIEDGQLSDADLTFKEIEIIIKVFTKTLIGIHHVRIKYPGQKK, from the coding sequence ATGAAAAAGTTTAGATTTTTCGGACTTAAATTAATATTAAAATTAGAAAAAGAAAACAAAGATGATGTTGAAATTTATTCAGAAGGTTATAACTTAAAAGAAAAGATAATGTACTTAATGTTAGCCATGTCTTTTATTATTTTAACAGCTAAAATAATGCCACTTTTAAGTAGAAATCATTATAAGGAAGGCAATATTTTAAAGGAAAACATTTATTCGCCCAAAACATTTAAATATAATGATATAAATAAAAGAAAGGCAATAGTTCAAGAGCTGATATTAACCTCTAAAAAAGAATACATTAGTGTTCCAGAAGTTGAAGAAAATAACATAAAAGGATTGGAAAATTTTTATGATCAAATTCTAGATTTGAAAAGAGGTAAAAAATTAGATTTTAATTACAAATATATAGAAGATATTATTGGAAAAGATATAAATAAGAATATTATTCTAGATATTTCAAAATTAAAACTTTCAGAAATAATAAAGCAAAAAACAAAACTCTTGAATATGGTAAAATTCATCTATACTAAAGGGGTCAGAAAAGAAGGACAAGTAATTAGTTTAGGTAGCGAAACTGAAGAAAAGATATCTCAATTAAATGATTTGGAAACAAAAATTTTAAAATCATTTATAGTACCAAACTTAATTTATGACAAGGAAAAAACAGAAAATGGAATAAAAGAAAAAACATCAATGATAGGGGAGCAAATAACAGAAATATCTGCAGGAAGTTTAATTGCTAAAAAAGGGGAAGTTTTAACAGAAAGAAAATTAGATATTTTAAGTGCAGCGGGAGTTTACTCATATGGGGAAAGCTTGTTAAGATTTGTTGCAAATATAGTTTATTTATTAACTATATCAGTTGGTGCCTATAATCTATTGTATGGTAGCTATAAAAAAGAATTGTTAAATAAAAAGATATATAAGTCTATATTTTTCATAACTGTTGTAATGTTTTTAGTGTATAGATTTATTGATATAAAATATTTATATTTATTACCCTTTGAAATGGTATTTTTTTTGTTAGATGTATTAGTAAATTCTAACTTTGCCTTTATGATGGGAATGATATACTTAGCTTATATAATGCCTTTAACAGGTTACAATGTTTTTTATTTTATAATTTCTTTATTATCAATGGTTTTTGGAGTGAGACTATTTAAGAATATAAAAACAAGATCTCAGCTTATAAGCATAGGAGTTCAGTTATCAATTGTTAAATTTATTTTTTACATAATAATTGCTTATTTTTCAAAGGTTGCTGGTTTTGAAATTTTATTTAATAGTGGTTTAATAATAATTTCAGGAATAATGTCTGGGATGTTAAGTATATCAATTGTTCCATATTTTGAAAGAACTTTTAATATTTTAACAACCTTTAAACTTTTGGAATTGGGGGACCTTTCCCAACCTTTACTAAGAGATCTTTCAGTTAAGGCTCCAGGAACTTTTTATCACTCTATGATGGTTGCTACTATTTCAGAAAATGCAGCTGCAGAAATAGGTGCAGATAGTATTTTCACAAGGGTGGCAAGTTATTATCACGATATTGGGAAATTAAAGAGACCAAAATTTTTTGTTGAGAATCAAGAGGGTGGAGAAAATTTACATAAGGGATTAACCCCTTCCCTAAGTGCTTTAATAATACTTTCTCACACTAAGGAAGGTGTAGAATTGGGGAAAGCCTATATGATTCCTAAAGAAATAAGGGACATAATGTATGAACATCAGGGAACAACATTACTAACTTATTTTTATAATAAAGCTAAACAGGATAGTTTAAATATAAGAGAAGAAGATTTTAGATATTCAGGTCCTAAACCTAGAACAAAAGAATCTGCTATAATAATGCTTGCTGATTCAGTTGAAGCAGCTGTACGTAGTTTGGATAAAAAAACATATACAACAATAGAAGAAATGATAAGAAAAGTAATTTCAGGAAAGATAGAAGACGGACAATTATCAGATGCAGATTTAACTTTTAAAGAAATAGAAATAATAATAAAAGTGTTTACAAAGACATTGATAGGGATACATCATGTTAGAATAAAATATCCAGGTCAAAAAAAATAG